One stretch of Rhizoctonia solani chromosome 8, complete sequence DNA includes these proteins:
- a CDS encoding F-box-like protein → MDTLAKLQDWEELDAQLEDIVSAYYRTCHILERMITDSSSVDAAPLERRMGDRYTRFIRPLSHSFASIARSRNNLRTPLHRMPTEILGRIFEFVVDTDTRYMPMNVAIQTMYLSLHRLMGVCSVWRNVAQNHFPLWTLIPVVHFNTRSLSVTETWFSRSLERSGAISLRLAVSVGSLDINNLPIKEKLVSQAHRFRSINICASSLSTIESILKPILTAPAPKFLREISLCYEPPQGHSAQAPYYLFSSVTYPVLSAFEVALGFVGILRLKSVLPPPYSRCYSNLVELRLQDIRFGINTCFEQFLGTLSSATQLQSLDLISVLTSITHHHADDKRIMVRLPLLKHLYLENLDLNILESVFLTIEPGQYYTSLMMTQRCLLSVSLIGVIQDDLNRFRQVFKSSKIYTLLLKEHSPVFGPRRLHFILSCMPTVDTLSLDGQTLSHQCLLALTRPPNSSVPFPKLQTIYISRSIIDAIQDQAAFRNMLSSHPLQTLYLGGSFNMATAANNAEFLTDPGRCRVDIAGPDTWAILTRDWIKANIPNFTVWPHDVYGQLRSTEWELW, encoded by the coding sequence ATGGATACTCTAGCGAAGCTACAGGACTGGGAAGAGTTAGATGCTCAGCTTGAGGATATTGTCAGTGCTTACTATCGTACCTGCCACATTCTCGAGCGTATGATTACAGATTCCTCCTCAGTGGATGCTGCGCCTCTCGAACGTAGAATGGGGGACCGCTACACGCGATTCATACGCCCTCTCTCTCATTCTTTCGCATCTATCGCTCGAAGCAGGAACAACCTTCGCACACCGCTCCACCGGATGCCCACAGAAATTCTGGGTAGAATATTCGAGTTTGTAGTCGATACGGACACCCGATATATGCCAATGAATGTGGCTATACAAACGATGTACCTCTCCCTTCATAGGCTTATGGGCGTTTGCTCAGTCTGGAGAAATGTGGCAcagaaccatttcccattgTGGACACTCATTCCAGTAGTTCACTTTAACACTCGTTCGCTTAGTGTGACCGAAACATGGTTCAGCCGTAGCCTTGAACGATCCGGAGCAATTAGCCTGCGCCTCGCTGTGAGCGTTGGATCTTTAGACATCAACAACCTACCCATCAAGGAGAAGCTTGTGTCCCAGGCCCACCGTTTCCGTTCTATCAATATATGTGCTTCATCTCTTTCGACAATCGAGTCCATTCTTAAGCCTATACTAACGGCCCCAGCTCCAAAGTTCCTCCGCGAAATATCCCTTTGTTACGAGCCGCCTCAAGGACATAGCGCTCAGGCCCCATACTATCTTTTCAGCTCAGTCACATACCCCGTGCTATCCGCCTTTGAAGTGGCTTTGGGCTTCGTTGGCATCCTGCGGTTGAAGAGCGTGCTCCCTCCTCCATACAGCCGATGCTATAGCAATCTCGTTGAGCTACGTCTTCAAGACATACGTTTTGGGATCAACACTTGCTTTGAGCAGTTTTTGGGTACACTATCTTCAGCAACTCAACTTCAATCCCTCGATCTGATTTCCGTCTTAACTTCCATCACGCATCACCACGCAGATGACAAACGCATCATGGTTCGTCTCCCGCTCCTAAAGCACCTGTACCTTGAAAACCTAGACCTCAACATTCTCGAGTCGGTGTTTCTCACCATCGAACCCGGACAATACTATACATCCTTAATGATGACCCAGAGATGCCTCTTAAGCGTTAGCTTAATCGGGGTCATCCAGGATGACCTTAATCGATTCAGACAAGTATTCAAATCGAGCAAAATTTATACGCTTCTTTTAAAAGAACATTCCCCCGTCTTCGGTCCCAGACGTTTGCACTTCATTCTCAGTTGTATGCCCACAGTTGACACACTCTCTCTTGACGGACAAACCCTTAGTCATCAATGCCTCCTTGCTTTGACCCGGCCACCCAATTCCTCGGTTCCCTTTCCCAAACTCCAAACTATATATATATCGAGATCGATTATTGATGCCATACAAGACCAAGCCGCGTTCAGGAACATGCTGTCAAGCCATCCCCTCCAAACACTTTACCTTGGCGGGAGTTTTAACATGGCTACAGCAGCCAACAACGCGGAATTTTTAACTGATCCAGGTCGTTGTCGTGTGGATATTGCTGGGCCCGATACATGGGCCATTCTTACCAGAGACTGGATCAAAGCAaacatccccaatttcactGTATGGCCTCATGATGTGTACGGTCAACTCAGATCGACCGAGTGGGAGCTCTGGTAG